The Anabas testudineus chromosome 3, fAnaTes1.2, whole genome shotgun sequence sequence ACAAAAGGCAGCAACAAAGGAAGACACTCATGCAGGTTCCTGTGATGCAGGACTTACAGCTTTAGGTATGGGAACATCCAGCTGTGTGCCAGATGGCGCTCGTACTGCCAAGAGTGTTTGGCCTGAAGAGacatgtccaaaaaaaaagtcacacacctTATTATGTTGGacctcctttagctttgattagaCCACTCATTCGCTTTGGCATTGTTTTGATAACCTTCtgtaatgtcacaacatttgttcctgtccagagttgcattaatttctcgctaagatcttgtattgatgatgggagagttgcACCGttgcgcaaagtcttctccagcacatcccaaagattctcaatggggttaaggtccggactctgtggtggtcaatctatgtgtgaaaatgatgtgtcatgctccctgaaccactctttcacaatttgagcatgatgaatcctgacattgtcaccTTGGAATATatccgtgacatcagggaagagaaaatccattgatggaataacctggtcattcagtatattcagttatcagctgacctcattctttggacacataatgttgctgaacctagacctgaccaactgcagcgaccccagatcatagcactgcctccacaggcttgtacggtagacACTAGGCATAATAGGCCCATCATTCTGGAACAGGGCAAATCTGGACTCATcggaccacatgaccttcttcttcCATcggacagttcttaacccagttttagtagtttcataaatctccttagatgttttctttgtttgattcatgtcaataatttgacccttcagaaacagattaacatcttctCCACAagcacaggatgtgtctttagacatggttgtttaagaaatgagaagttactcgctgcatcagttagggttaaattacttgttgtcaactgaaacataatcatccatgcagtaattatccaatgggaggcttttacctatttgcttagttcGCTCAGTTTGCTCAGCTGATTTTGCAGGTTATTTTGACAACTATGCATCTTCTTTGGTGAGAGTTACAGTACATGAGCTTAAAATTATCACAGTACTTTTCCCAATACTGCATCTTTTGTGGATGGTAAAAAAATTGTAAGGGAAATCAATTGTTAATTTAGCTCCTATGTGGATTTCATGAAAGGTGCTTATGGCCCAGTTTTTACAGTATTGATTGTAATCATTGTCAATCAATGCAATGTGACAGCAGCCAAGAAGAGTGAGTAAGAAAAATGCTGAGGAGGTTTTGCTTTTATACTTGTCAAAAAGCAGGGCTTGAATGCATATTTCACTCTACTGACTTAAAGATTTTTtctatgaaataaaaacatatccAGTTACTGTGTCTCTACTTGGATTTTCAAACACATCCTCACATCAtaacacactgacagaaaaatgtACACATGAATAATTATACATTACcactgaagcagctgcagaTATCTTCATGATTCACATAGGTGAGAGTTGATTTGAGTTAAGGTTCAACTTGTAATATTGcgctggatagtgtagtggtgaGATTgccgccctccatgtgggagaccagggtttaggggtctttaggcaagacctccttatgcttgacctgcctgcctttgtaccttttacctcacttgtaagttgctttgcaTAAAATTGTCTGCCAATTGATTAAAGGTAAAGGTAAATGCATTGCACTAGTCTGAAGCAAGACCTCAGAATTGCTGCATGGCCAGGAGCTGCTTTTGCCAAAGGAGATACAGACTTTGTGTCACAAAAGAATAAACCACATTAAATATGCTTGCAATGCAAAGTCTCATTTCCAGCTTTACCTTTAAAAGCAGGAAAAGTTCAACATTtccaataaatacatttgtataaATAGGCGGACATAGAAGAGCAAAAGTGAAAAAGTCAAGTCAGGCATAAAAAGGATATTTACTGCAGTCTTCATTTATGTTCCTGATGCTCTGCTCGACCCAGAGTTTCTGCTGATCCAACATAAATTCCATCTGCTCCAAGTGCTCCAGCTCTGACTTTAAATCTTTCAGTCTCTTGGTTAACTCATGAGCATTTTCCCCTAACGCTGTGCCCCTTATTTAGACAAAatatattattgtaaaatattccTTGGTCTACACTtttgacacacatgcacatccaaAGGCAAGACTAAAAACTTACGTCCACTTTACAACACTCTTGGATATTGTTACAAGCAGACCAACACCCTCCAGTACATTTGTGATATCATAGATTCGTCTCTTTTGCCCAACAGCCAGGACCCTGACGGCCTGGaaggacaaacaaaagcagtcaaaaatcaaaaactggtcatttgttttataaagTCTACTTTATCACTTTCATTTGACCACAGGATTAACACACAGGTGACAACAAAGTGACAAAGCTTtcaaaaataacacaatgaaatcctttatttcttttcttttattacgCCTGCATGTGGGGGTTATCTTGATTATTAATTGATGCGTAGTTAGTTTTCTTGATTAAATAGATAAATCATTTTCTGTGGGTAACAATGTAAATCAGCAGACAGAAAACTCCTTTTGTTTTCCACAGGCCAAAAATGCCATCTTAAGATTTATTTTGCTGGGCCAAGTGTGAACATCCAATCCGCTGATATTCTGTATACATTATATTTAGTAAACATTTGAGAAACTGGAACCAAAGAGTGAACTGGAAAATGATGATCAATGGTCAAAATAGTTCCAAAGTTAGTCttttaatcaatcaattaatttaCTAATTGGTGAAAGTAactcttctttttgtttctgcagaagaaGATAACGGTCCCTATTTTCAATTATCTGTCATTACATGCAACagttatacttttttttttttttttagaaacttGTCCTAATGTGATAGACCCCTCTCAGTGATCAGTGCTGCCTCACTGGTCCCAGCTCACTCACCTCTTTGAGGTCCAGCACACCGTCTTCAGCTTCTTGTAGTAACTTGACAAACCTCGTGGCCAGCAAATTAAGGCTCCTCATGCTCCGCTGGTATTTAGGGATCTGATCTGGCAGGACGGTCTCTTCGTCTGGACTGTGAGGGCTAACTTCGGGATCCATGGTGCTGGTcgggaaagaaaaacaaataaacctgGAGCCTCGCTGCGCTGTTTGAATCAGCTGCCTCGGCCCGCTTCACACAACCGGAAAGACATGCTTTCGAAATAAAATCAGTGTATGCCgtataattatacatttaacGTGAAgttcatattttgaaaataaaaaggtaaagaaGACAACATTATCATGTACTTTTCATATATACGTCTACTACAAATTAATTCTCATTCGAgaaaagcgtctgccaaacaAATGGCTGTTTTATGGTGAAAGGGTTATACCGGAAGCGCTGAAAGTTGGCGTACTATTTAACTCGTCAATAGTTTGTGTTAATTTTTGACTTGTTTCACATATTGtatagattttatttgttaaaaacacCAAATCTACGTGCACAAAAGCCGACTATTTATATGGACGGTGTGATCATGACAGTGTTTTACCTCGGTCAACTCCCGGCTAACGCTAAATATCACCCCCGACGACAATCGCCCTCcgttttttaactttaaagcaAGTTTTGTCTGACAAGTGGAATAATCCAGTCTAATTccaatgtaaaacaaatgtttacagcaCTTTACCAACAATCCACCCACACTGAAATTGGGTTATGGGCGTATTTAGGTTGCAACGCATATATACCAgacttcacaataaaagcccaCCCACACATTACAGTTCTCCCTCACAAAATAATGGAGCACTGAAGACAGAGAAGGGAAGAACTTCcttatttatgaaaaaaatgtctcttttctACTGTGACAAGTTAAAATGTGTGATGGGATAAAGGCTTATTCCCAGGTACAAGGTGATAGGGCCAGGCTTTCACTAATTATGTGTTGGAGTACAGTtaaattcacaaataaaatggaaggaatatggcacatctGTAAATCTGCCCACAGCAAACTGAGGGACAGGACTAGTGAGGGAGACCACCAAGACAACTGTGACTCCTCTGAAGGAGGGGGTTGACTTTACATAATGCAATTGCTGCTTGCGCTCATTTCCAGTTCTAGCATCTAATCTGATGACCACAAGATCAATCTTGGTTCATTTTGATCTCACCAGACCAGGACTAGTCGTTTTCAGTAACTCCCACATGCCTCCTGTACAACTGTAGCTGAGCGTTAATATgagctttttctctttcctctttgtgtttgtgtacctcTGCCTACTCCTGAGCATTGGgagcatgttttttttgtaacttCCGCATAGAGTCCGGTCATGTGACCTGAGCAACAGTCATATGATGCGCTGGTTGGGGTCGTTCACGCCGAGCAGCCGCTGCAGACGA is a genomic window containing:
- the LOC113174282 gene encoding transcription factor E2F5-like isoform X1, with the protein product MLPMLRSRQSTMDPEVSPHSPDEETVLPDQIPKYQRSMRSLNLLATRFVKLLQEAEDGVLDLKEAVRVLAVGQKRRIYDITNVLEGVGLLVTISKSVVKWTGTALGENAHELTKRLKDLKSELEHLEQMEFMLDQQKLWVEQSIRNINEDCSNLTYVNHEDICSCFSGQTLLAVRAPSGTQLDVPIPKAVQDSPVKYQVHLKSISGPIDVVLLSKRSVSSDPVVLPVPPPDEMLQNAKLAMSASDETENGSAQCPASADATNNAKSRQTSTEGMQPIHPMPCLKMEPYRAGASKFPDLSKELKTLLDSPKEIMNANLITKMMASNVFFSTSPSVTTFVET
- the LOC113174282 gene encoding transcription factor E2F5-like isoform X2; protein product: MDPEVSPHSPDEETVLPDQIPKYQRSMRSLNLLATRFVKLLQEAEDGVLDLKEAVRVLAVGQKRRIYDITNVLEGVGLLVTISKSVVKWTGTALGENAHELTKRLKDLKSELEHLEQMEFMLDQQKLWVEQSIRNINEDCSNLTYVNHEDICSCFSGQTLLAVRAPSGTQLDVPIPKAVQDSPVKYQVHLKSISGPIDVVLLSKRSVSSDPVVLPVPPPDEMLQNAKLAMSASDETENGSAQCPASADATNNAKSRQTSTEGMQPIHPMPCLKMEPYRAGASKFPDLSKELKTLLDSPKEIMNANLITKMMASNVFFSTSPSVTTFVET